The Mytilus galloprovincialis chromosome 3, xbMytGall1.hap1.1, whole genome shotgun sequence genomic interval TCTAATTATGAGAGGTCTCAGAGGAATTACCTTCACACCTGTACCCTTACCCTAACTAACTGGAACCTTCACTAAGTGCCTCTAATTACGAGAGGTCTCAGAGGAATTACCTTCACACCTGTACCCTTACCCTTACTAACTCGAACCTTCACTAAGTGCTTCTAATTATGAGAGGTCTCAGAGGAATTAATACCTTCACACCTGTACCCTTACCCTAACTAACTCGAACCTTCACTAAGTGCTTCTAATTATGAGAGGTCTCAGAGGAATTAATACCTTCACACCTGTACCCTTACCCTAACTAACTCGAACCTTCACTAAGTGCCTCTAATTATGAGAGGTCTCAGAGGAATTACCTTCACAACTGTACCCTTACCCTAACTAACTGGAACCTTCACTAAATGCTTCTAATTATGAGAGGTCTCAGAGGAATTAATACCTTCACACCTGTACCCTTACCCTAACTAACTCAAACCTTCACTAAGTGCCTCTAATTATGAGAGGTCTCAGAGGAATTACCTTCACACCTGTGCCCTTACCCTAACTAACTGGAACCTTCACTAAGTGCCTCTAATTATGAGAGGTCTCAGAGGAATTACTTTCACACCTGTTCCCTTACCCTAACTAACTCGTACCTTCACTAAGTGCTTCTAATTATGAGAGGTCTCAGAGGAATTACATTCACACCTGTACCCTTACCCTAACTAACTCGAACCTTCACTAAGTGCTTCTAATTATGAAAGGTCTCCGAGGAATTACATTCACACCTGTACCCTTACCCTAACTAACTCGAACCTTCACTAAGTGCCTCTAATTATGAGAGGTCTCAGAGGAATTACCTTCACACCTGTACCCTTACCCTAACTAACTCGAACCTTCACTAAGTGCTTCTAATTATGAGAGGTCCCAGAGGAATTAATACCTTCACACCTGTACCCTTACCCTAACTAACTTGAACCTTCACTAAGTGCTTCTAATTATGAGAGGTCTTCTAGAGGAATTAATACCTTCACACCTGTACCCTTACCCTAACTAACTCGAACCTTCACTAAGTGCTTCTAATTATGAGAGGTCTCAGAGGAATTAATACCTTCACATCTGTACCCTTACCCTAACTAACTCGAACCTTCACTAAGTGCTTCTAATTATGAGAGGTCTCAGAGGAATTAATACCTTCACACCTGTACCCTTACCCTAACTAACTGGAACCTTCACTAAGTGCCTCTAATTATGAGAGGTCTCAGAGGAATTAATACCTTCACACCTGTACCCTTACCCTAACTAACTCGAACCTTCACTAAGTGCTTCTAATTATGAGAGGTCTCAGAGGAATTACCTTCACACCTATACCCTTACCCTAACTAACTGGAACCTTCACTAAGTGCCTCTAATTATGAGAGGTCTCAGAGGAATTACCTTCACACCTGTACCCTTACCCTTACTAACTCGAACCTTCACTAAGTGCTTCTAATTATGAGAGGTCTCAGAGGAATTAATACCTTCACACCTGTACCCTTACCCTAACTAACTCGAACCTTCACTAAGTGCTTCTAATTATGAGAGGTCTCAGAGGAATTAATACCTTCACACCTGTACCCTTACCCTAACTAACTGGAACCTTCACTAAGTGCCTCTAATTATGAGAGGTCTCAGAGGAATTAATACCTTCACACCTGTACCCTTACCCTAACTAACTCGAACCTTCACTAAGTGCTTCTAATTATGAGAGGTCTCAGAGGAATTACCTTCACACCTATACCCTTACCCTAACTAACTGGAACTTTCACTAAGTGCCTCTAATTATGAGAGGTCTCAGAGGAATTACCTTCACACCTGTACCCTTACCCTTACTAACTCGAACCTTCACTAAGTGCTTCTAATTATGAGAGGACTCAGAGGAATTAATACCTTCACACCTGTACCCTTACCCTAACTAACTCGAACCTTCACTAAGTGCTTCTAACTATGAGAGGTCTCAGAGGAATTAATACCTTCACACCTGTACCCTTACCCTAACTAACTCGAACCTTCACTAAGTGCCTCTAATTATGAGAGGTCTCAGAGGAATTACCTTCACAACTGTACCCTTACCCTAACTAACTGGAACCTTCACTAAGTGCTTCTAATCATGAGAGGTCTCAGAGGAATTAATACCTTCACACCTGTACCCTTACCCTAACTAACTCAAACCTTCACTAAGTGCCTCTAATTATGAGAGGTCTCAGAGGAATTACCTTCACACCTGTGCCCTTACCCTAACTAACTGGAACCTTCACTAAGTGCCTCTAATTATGAGAGGTCTCAGAGGAATTACTTTCACACCTGTTCCCTTACCCTAACTAACTCGAACCTTCACTAAGTGCTTCTAATTATGAGAGGTCTCAGAGGAATTACATTCACACCTGTACCCTTACCCTAACTAACTCGAACCTTCACTAAGTGCCTCTAATTATGAGAGGTCTCAGAGGAATTACATTCACACCTGTACCCTTACCCTAACTAACTCGAACCTTCACTAAGTGCCTCTAATTATGAGAGGTCTCAGAGGAATTACCTTCACACCTGTACCCTTACCCTAACTAACTCGAACCTTCACTAAGTGCTTCTAATTATGAGAGGTCCCAGAGGAATTAATACCTTCACACCTTCACACCTGTACCCTTACCCTAACTAACTCGAACCTTCACTAAGTGCCTCTAATTATGAGAGGTCTCAGAGGAATTACCTTCACACCTGTACCCTTACCCTAACTAACTCAAACCTTCACTAAGTGCTTCTAATTATGAGAGGTCTCTGAGGAATTACCTTCACACCTGTACCCTTACCCTAACTAACTCGAACCTTCACTAAGTGCCTCTTATTATGAGAGGTCTCAGAGGAATTACCTTCACACCTGTACCCTTACCCTAACTAACTCAAACCTTCACTAAGTGCCTTTAATTATGAGAGGTCCCAGAGGAATTAATACCTTCACACCTGTACCCTTACCCTAACTAACTCCAACCTTCACTAAGTGCCTCTAATTATGAGAGGTCTCAGAGGAATTACCTTCACACCTGTACCCTTACCCTAACTAACTGAAACCTTCACTAAGTGCTTCTAATTATGAGAGGTCCCAGAGGAATTAATACCTTCACACCTGTACCCTTACCCTAACTAACTCAAACCTTCACTAAGTGCCTCTAATTATGAGAGGTCTCAGAGGAATTACCTTCACACCTGTGCCCTTACCCTAACTAACTCGAACCTTCACTAAGTGCCTCTAATTATGAGAGGTCTCAGAGGAATTACCTTCACAACTGTACCCTTACCCTAACTAACTGGAACCTTCACTAAGTGCTTCTAATCATGAGAGGTCTCAGAGGAATTAATACCTTCACACCTGTACCCTTACCCTAACTAACTCAAACCTTCACTAAGTGCCTCTAATTATGAGAGGTCTCAGAGGAATTACCTTCACACCTGTGCCCTTACCCTAACTAACTGGAACCTTCACTAAGTGCCTCTAATTATGAGAGGTCTCAGAGGAATTACTTTCACACCTGTTCCCTTACCCTAACTAACTCGAACCTTCACTAAGTGCTTCTAATTATGAGAGGTCTCAGAGGAATTACATTCACACCTGTACCCTTACCCTAACTAACTCGAACCTTCACTAAGTGCCTCTAATTATGAGAGGTCTCAGAGGAATTACCTTCACACCTGTACCCTTACCCTAACTAACTCAAACCTTCACTAAGTGCCTCTAATTATGAGAGGTCTCAGAGGAATTACCTTCACACCTGTACCCTTACCCTAACTAACTCGAACCTTCACTAAGTGCTTCTAATTATGAGAGGTCCCAGAGGAATTAATACCTTCACACCTTCACACCTGTACCCTTACCCTAACTAACTCGAACCTTCACTAAGTGCCTCTAATTATGAGAGGTCTCAGAGGAATTACCTTCACACCTGTACCCTTACCCTAACTAACTCAAACCTTCACTAAGTGCTTCTAATTATGAGAGGTCTCAGAGGAATTACCTTCACACCTGTACCCTTACCCTAACTAACTCGAACCTTCACTAAGTGCCTCTTATTATGAGAGGTCTCAGAGGAATTACCTTCACACCTGTACCCTTACCCTAACTAACTCAAACCTTCACTAAGTGCCTCTAATTATGAGAGGTCCCAGAGGAATTAATACCTTCACACCTGTACCCTTACACTAACTAACTCCAACCTTCACTAAGTGCCTCTAATTATGAAAGGTCTCAGAGGAATTACCTTCACACCTGTACCCTTACCCTAACTAACTGAAACCTTCACTAAGTGCTTCTAATTATGAGAGGTCCCAGAGGAATTAATACCTTCACACCTGTACCTTTACCCTAACTAACTGGAACCTTCACTAAGTGCCTCTAATTATGAGAGGTCTCAGAGGAATTACCTTCACACCTGTACCCTTATCCTAACTAACTCGAACCTTCACTAAGTGCCTCTAATTATGAGAGGTCTCAGAGGAATTAATACCTTCACACCTGTACCCTTACCCTAACTAACTGGAACCTTCACTAAGTGCTTCTAATTATGAGAGGTCCCAGAGAAATTACCTTCACACCTGTACCCTTACCCTAACTAACTCGAACCTTCACTAAGTGCCTCTAATTATGAGAGGTCTCAGAGGAATTACCTTCACACCTGTACCTTACCCTAACTAACTCAAACCTTCACTAAGTGCCTCTAATTATGAGAGGTCTCAGAGGAATTACTTTCACACCTGTACCCTTACCCTAACTAACTCGAACCTTCACTAAGTGCCTCTAATTATGAGAGGTCTCAGAGGAATTACCTTCACACCTGTACCCTTACCCTAACTAACTCGAACCTTCACTAAGTGCTTCTAATTATGAGAGGTCTCAGAGGAATTAATACCTTCACACCTGTACCCTTACCCTAACTAACTCGAACCTTCACTAAGTGCCTCTAATTATGAGAGGTCTCAGAGGAATTACCTTCACACCTGTACCCTTACCCTAACTAACTCGAACCTTCACTAAGTGCCTCTAATTATGAGAGGTCTCAGAGGAATTAATACCTTCACACCTGTACCCTTACCCTAACTAACTCAAACCTTCACTAAGTGCTTCTAATTATGAGAGGTCTCAGAGGAATTAATACCTTCACACCTGTACCCTTACCCTAACTAACTGGAACCTTCACTAAGTGCCTCTAATTATGAGAGGTCTCAGAGGAATTACCTTCACACCTGTACCCTTACCCTAACTAACTTGAACCTTCACTAAGTGCCTCTAATTATGGGAGGTCTCAGAGGAATTACCTTCACACCTGTACCCTTACCCTAACTAACTGGAACCTTCACTAAGTGCCTCTAATTATGAGAGGTCTAAGAGGAATTACCTTCACACCTGTACCCTTACCCTAACTAACTCGAACCTTCACTAAGTGCCTCTAATTATGAGAGGTCTCAGAGGAATTACCACAACTCTAACCTACACTAAGTGTTTCTGACTAGTTTTACACTTTTACCATTTCCCCTACTGTGTGAGCAGGAAGAGGacattaaataaaatgaaactgtAAAAATAGCACATTTTAGGCTGTTTAATATATATCCCGTTATCTGTCTATCAAAATCTCACAGCAGTCACTTTAATAGAAAGAGATGGGGGATTAAGCAGTCCTATTTCTAAAAAGGGTGCATACGCTGAAATGTCTccccttctttactaatcattgatatcatgttgatagtcctaaatataaagctttattacaactgtcacataaacttaacattaaccaagaaaattaaacattgaccaatgaaccatgaaaatgaggtcaaggtcagataaactttgccagacaggcatgtacagctaacaattcttccatacaacaaatatagttgacctactacttatagtttaagaaaaacaaaccaaaacacaaaaacttaacactgagcaatgaaccatgaaaatgacgtcaaggtcagataaactttgccagacaggcatgtacagctaacaattcttccatacaacaaatatagttgacctactacttatagtttaagaaaaacaaaccaaaacacaaaaacttaacactgagcaatgaaccatgaaaatgaggtcaaggtcagataaactttgccagacaggcatgtacagctaacaattcttccatacaacaaatatagttgacctattgcttatagtttaagaaaaacaaaccaaaacactaaattttaacactgagcaatgaaccgtgaaaatgaggttaaggtaaaataaaacctgcgcgactgacatatagatcataaaatatttctattcaccaaatatagttgacctattgcatataatattagaaaaaagaccataactcaaaaactgaactttgcccactgaaccatgaaaatgaggtcaaggtcagatgacacctgccagccagacatgtacaacttacagttattacatataccaaatatagtagaccagttgcatacagtataagaaaaacagaccaaaacacaaaaacttaactataaccactgaaccatgaaaatgtggtcaaggtcagatgacacaggTCTACCAGTTagacaccttacagtccttccatacactaaatatactagacctattgcttatagtatctgagatatagacttgaccaccaaaacttaaccttgttcactgatccatgaaatgaggttgaggtcaagtgaaaactgtctgacgggcatggggaccttgcaaggtacgcacataccaaatatagttatcctattacttattataagagagaatttaacattacaaaaaatcttaacttttttttcaagtagtcactgaaccatgaaaatgaggtcaaggacattggacatgtgactgacggaaacttcttaacatgaggcatccatatacaaagtatgaagcatccaggtcttccaccttcttaaatataaaccttttaagaagttagttaacGCCGCCGCTGCCGCTGGATCACtctccctatgtcgagctttctgcaactaaagtcgcaggctcgacaaaaacactGTGTTCCACCTAAAATATAGATATACTTACAGTTCTAATATTAAATTGTACACAAGATGCAGCAGCTGAATTATTATGATAAGGTTCTATTTTCACTGTTCGCCTGTTTTTATCAGGTATAACTGCTTTCTCTCCTTCTCCCTGTTGGTGTTTCACCATATCACTCATACTTGGTTGTGATTCTACTATTTCATGTTCAGATCTTTCTCCAAAAGCAGTTTCATCTTCTGAAGTTAGGTCAATTATATTACTTGTCTGCGATTTTAAAATGATGTGTTCAGATCTTTCTTTAAAAGCAGCTTCCTCCTCTGAATTTAGGTCAATCATGACTGTTTCTTGAGATATAATTTTGCCCTGTGCATTTCGTTTTGTTCTTACAATTTTCTTCATCCTTTTAAACTCAACTTGTTTATTTGTTGTAGTTTTGTTAGTTTGTAAATTGATAAATTGATTCCTTTTTTCTTGTTCCTTTATCTTTCTCTGCTTTCTGATCTCTTCCTCTTGTTCCTTTCTCTGCTTTCTGATCTCTTCCTTTTGTTCCTTTCTCTGCTTTCTGATCTCTTCCTCTTGTTCCTTTCTCTGCTTTCTGATCTCTTCAATTACCTCTACAGCAGTACGCATGTCTTCTACCTCTTCATCTGTCCTTTCTTTCTTTATCCTTTGTAACATGCCCATTGTTTCTGTATTGCTCAAATTATAATTAGAATAAACATTTGGCTGCCAATAATTGCTTAATTGATTTTGTTCTTTATTAGTTTTTAAAATCTTATTGGGATTACAACCACTATCAATAtctttcttaatattttcatCTTTCTTTGTTTCCTGAGAGATGATGTCCATGAAGTTCTCTCCCCTTTCAGTTTTCACATCTTTGAGAACTTGAACGGCTGAGCTATCAGTCTCTTCCATACCTCCTTGCCTTTCATTAGGAATTGTTAATTTATAAGACTTTAAAACATTGACTGGTCCACTGCCGTGTATTTCTGTTGTCTGACCTGGTTCTAATTTTGGTCTAGTTATTGCTGTATTTACAACTTCAAACTCTTTTCCTATTTGACTATTTTGTAAATTGCGATTATCACTATCTGAAAAAAAGtgaataataatttatttattaactttCCATACAATGCAATCACAATTACAttgcattatataaaaaaaaatatgtggtgtatactacatgtacatgatgtactatGCTGTTAAAACCATGATACATAACTTGGTGAATATGATATAGTTCAAGGATATTTGTTAATTTATAGTGTTTTAGATGAATATTGGTTAATTAATTCAGTTTTTCAGATGAATTTTTGGTTAGACAACTTTCTATTGATGGAGACTGCTTTGAGCATgagtattttagttattttttgcaTTAGATTAATGTCTCATTAACAGGAGgacaattgatttatttttatcaaaatataaacagtaaaagGGGTCCATTCTCAAGAATGTGAGGGACAGGAGAAAGGTCATGGTTCTCTGCAAGCACTCTAGCTTCGTACAACAATAAAACCTCAGTGGTCGACATGAAATTACCAGTGCTGAAAACAGTATTAAATAACAAGAATTTATCAATCAATGAAAATTCACAATGCATATTCAGAACTAACACATTTTACAAACCATGTATTTCTATATTCATAAAGGTTTTCAAATAGATGCCTTTTACATTTCCATTTTCTGCAAAGTCTTTTTTCATGTGTGGTGACcctataaaaatatatcataataatattaaaaaacatacaTCTTGTACTTTTCGTTCTTTAATTTTTAGCACGGTTTCAAAGCTAGTTTGGATAGTTCAAAGGACTTTAATTGAATCATTTCTGTTAAATGTATATTCTTACAAAAGAAATTTAGCTCTCAAGAACATATCCATCAGATTCAggataaaaactaaaaaaatattttttgacatgTCACTATTTTGGCAAAAATCATCATGAAAGGGCAAAAGAGTTAACTGAACATTTTAGTCATGTCGATATTTGTAGGTCTTTATCCtgctgattatttttgcttttaagGTTTCTATCTATGTTTCTATCTACCAGTATTCTACTTTAATATCAAAATGATCagcaaaaaaaatgtaaaaatcctcttcataaaagggcaataactcacaTTAAGAGTTAACTTAAGATTTAAACCATgatatatttgtagatcttgtatgGCTGATCATTCTAGCTATTAAAAGTtgctatatatatttttaatacctTACCAATAAATTTCAAGGAcaagattatttaaaaaataattgatgcaagctatacttaaTTGTAGTTTTAATATGGGTAGGAATtatattcctgattatttttg includes:
- the LOC143067064 gene encoding uncharacterized protein LOC143067064 isoform X2: MGVVSNVILNAGSPHMKKDFAENGNVKGIYLKTFMNIEIHDSDNRNLQNSQIGKEFEVVNTAITRPKLEPGQTTEIHGSGPVNVLKSYKLTIPNERQGGMEETDSSAVQVLKDVKTERGENFMDIISQETKKDENIKKDIDSGCNPNKILKTNKEQNQLSNYWQPNVYSNYNLSNTETMGMLQRIKKERTDEEVEDMRTAVEVIEEIRKQRKEQEEEIRKQRKEQKEEIRKQRKEQEEEIRKQRKIKEQEKRNQFINLQTNKTTTNKQVEFKRMKKIVRTKRNAQGKIISQETVMIDLNSEEEAAFKERSEHIILKSQTSNIIDLTSEDETAFGERSEHEIVESQPSMSDMVKHQQGEGEKAVIPDKNRRTVKIEPYHNNSAAASCVQFNIRTSIEDTKRAVIINNLSSSTSDNTIKELCGQAGPFQGFLRSGQSAYAVYMDFRNALKFKNKYHRYILDLSVLSVELIQESVLMLDSNLWQWLIQEETRHTCICTNMILCSNWMSIHPYSSTTTMKL
- the LOC143067064 gene encoding uncharacterized protein LOC143067064 isoform X3, whose amino-acid sequence is MAHQAWKSLAKMVEIYNDRFPNSGVVCMGVVSNVILNAGSPHMKKDFAENGNVKGIYLKTFMNIEIHDSDNRNLQNSQIGKEFEVVNTAITRPKLEPGQTTEIHGSGPVNVLKSYKLTIPNERQGGMEETDSSAVQVLKDVKTERGENFMDIISQETKKDENIKKDIDSGCNPNKILKTNKEQNQLSNYWQPNVYSNYNLSNTETMGMLQRIKKERTDEEVEDMRTAVEVIEEIRKQRKEQEEEIRKQRKEQKEEIRKQRKEQEEEIRKQRKIKEQEKRNQFINLQTNKTTTNKQVEFKRMKKIVRTKRNAQGKIISQETVMIDLNSEEEAAFKERSEHIILKSQTSNIIDLTSEDETAFGERSEHEIVESQPSMSDMVKHQQGEGEKAVIPDKNRRTVKIEPYHNNSAAASCVQFNIRTSIEDTKRAVIINNLSSSTSDNTIKELCGQAGPFQGFLRSGQSAYAVYMDFRNALKFKNKYHRYILDLSVLSVELIQESVLMHIARKGKR
- the LOC143067064 gene encoding uncharacterized protein LOC143067064 isoform X1 — its product is MAHQAWKSLAKMVEIYNDRFPNSGVVCMGVVSNVILNAGSPHMKKDFAENGNVKGIYLKTFMNIEIHDSDNRNLQNSQIGKEFEVVNTAITRPKLEPGQTTEIHGSGPVNVLKSYKLTIPNERQGGMEETDSSAVQVLKDVKTERGENFMDIISQETKKDENIKKDIDSGCNPNKILKTNKEQNQLSNYWQPNVYSNYNLSNTETMGMLQRIKKERTDEEVEDMRTAVEVIEEIRKQRKEQEEEIRKQRKEQKEEIRKQRKEQEEEIRKQRKIKEQEKRNQFINLQTNKTTTNKQVEFKRMKKIVRTKRNAQGKIISQETVMIDLNSEEEAAFKERSEHIILKSQTSNIIDLTSEDETAFGERSEHEIVESQPSMSDMVKHQQGEGEKAVIPDKNRRTVKIEPYHNNSAAASCVQFNIRTSIEDTKRAVIINNLSSSTSDNTIKELCGQAGPFQGFLRSGQSAYAVYMDFRNALKFKNKYHRYILDLSVLSVELIQESVLMLDSNLWQWLIQEETRHTCICTNMILCSNWMSIHPYSSTTTMKL